In a genomic window of Procambarus clarkii isolate CNS0578487 chromosome 10, FALCON_Pclarkii_2.0, whole genome shotgun sequence:
- the LOC138363258 gene encoding involucrin-like translates to MSSFQHEGAFINRLKHEEAFINRLKHEEAFINRLTHEEAFINRLTHEEAFINRLKHEEAFINRLQHEEAFINRLKHEEAFINRLKHEEAFINRLKHEEAFINRLQHEEAFINRLQHEEAFINRLKHEEAFINRLKHEEAFINRLQHEEAFINRLKHEEAFINRLTHEATFIKRMDVVLQISK, encoded by the coding sequence ATGTCATCATTCCAGCACGAAGGAGCCTTCATCAACCGGTTGAAGCACGAAGAAGCCTTCATCAACCGGTTGAAGCACGAAGAAGCCTTCATCAACCGGTTGACGCACGAAGAAGCCTTCATCAACCGGTTGACGCACGAAGAAGCCTTCATCAACCGGTTGAAGCACGAAGAAGCCTTCATCAACCGGTTGCAGCACGAAGAAGCCTTCATCAACCGGTTGAAGCACGAAGAAGCCTTCATCAACCGGTTGAAGCACGAAGAAGCCTTCATCAACCGGTTGAAGCACGAAGAAGCCTTCATCAACCGGTTGCAGCACGAAGAAGCCTTCATCAACCGGTTGCAGCACGAAGAAGCCTTCATCAACCGGTTGAAGCACGAAGAAGCCTTCATCAACCGGTTGAAGCACGAAGAAGCCTTCATCAACCGGTTGCAGCACGAAGAAGCCTTCATCAACCGGTTGAAGCACGAAGAAGCCTTCATCAACCGGTTGACGCACGAAGCAACTTTCATCAAGCGGATGGATGTGGTCTTGCAGATTTCCAAATAA